The Papaver somniferum cultivar HN1 chromosome 3, ASM357369v1, whole genome shotgun sequence genome includes a region encoding these proteins:
- the LOC113357040 gene encoding uncharacterized protein LOC113357040, with amino-acid sequence METESSDDISSGCPSPFTDLGDAQVPLGREAVRGNDFSSTVFVDDNLTSKDNASPAHDSILSPGHIEPTCDNGEKVIQPPFPTESLLDCNLFSARGMMGSGSTNPCPENENVRVCRAASILQSDTGISRPVLASPSLVQPINEPDCGTLLKTMTAHYDQFLKSGTQLNDAQKQLALGGGADVGMRREIARLESKNTKLSAALRVLTEELAGVRQELADTKSRELQLQLSLEEIRVVLPDSWEY; translated from the exons ATGGAAACTGAAAGTTCTGACGACATTTCTTCTGGTTGTCCAAGTCCTTTCACCGACTTGGGTGATGCTCAAGTTCCATTGGGAAGAGAAGCCGTTAGAGGAAATGATTTCTCCAGCACCGTATTTGTTGATGATAACTTAACTAGCAAAGATAATGCGTCTCCTGCCCATGACAGTATTTTATCACCAG GTCACATAGAACCTACTTGTGATAATGGAGAAAAGGTTATCCAACCACCCTTCCCAACTGAATCTTTGCTTGACTGCAATTTATTTTCTGCCCGCGGAATGATGGGAAGTGGCTCGACTAACCCCTGTCCAGAGAACGAAAATGTTAGAGTATGCCGAGCTGCTTCTATCCTTCAATCTGATACTGGCATTAGTCGACCAGTCCTTGCCTCTCCATCTCTAGTCCAACCGATAAACGAGCCTGATTGCGGCACATTGCTTAAAACCATGACAGCACATTACGACCAG TTTCTGAAATCCGGCACTCAACTAAATGATGCGCAAAAACAACTTGCTTTGGGAGGTGGTGCTGATGTCGGTATGAGACGGGAAATCGCACGGTTAGAGAGCAAAAATACTAAGTTGTCCGCTGCTTTAAGGGTGCTGACTGAAGAGTTGGCTGGAGTGCGCCAGGAATTAGCTGATACGAAATCTCGTGAATTGCAGCTGCAACTATCTTTGGAAGAAATTAGGGTCGTACTTCCAGACTCTTGGGAGTACTGA